The segment GGGAAATGAATGGCCTGAGTACAATGTGGTTCCTTGGAATGAAGATAGGTTGGTGCTAGTCGGTAGCCCCGCCAAAAAGCCTCTTCCTGATGATTTAGATAACTACTTTGCTGAACAGCCAACGATTTGGGTGGATCGCTCTCTACGTGACTCAGATTGGACACATTGGTGTCAAAGCTTAGGCGTCGATGTACCTAACAACACCAAGCGGCGTTATTTTCAAAGTTCTGTGCAGGCAATTGAAGCTGCTATCGCAGGGTTGGGTGTTTTTGTTACACATCGAATGTTTGTCAACGATGAAATAAAAGCAGGCTTATTAGCAGAGCTTACACCCCATAGTGTATTAAGCCGTTGTAGCTATTTCATCGTCAGTAAGAAAGAAAGCCAGAACAGGCCAGAAGTACAAAACGTCATTGCTTGGCTACAAGACACGCTCAAACAAGAAAAGTCAGTAACGTCGTGATAGGCAGGGAGATACTCTCTTATCTTTCTTAATAAGAGAGTATTAAAACTAGAGACAAAATATTGTATGAAATAAATTAGGCATATTGCCCAGCAACATAACCAGAGCTCCATGCCCACTGGAAGTTATAGCCACCTAACCAACCACTCACATCCATCACTTCACCCGCAAAGTACAAGCCTTTAACTTTCTTAGTTTCCATGGTTTTTGAGGATAGCTCATCGGTATCAACGCCGCCTAATGTCACTTCTGCTGTATTCCTAACACAGTCGAAATGTTGTCAAAAATATAATTTATCAATTCTGTCTTTCTCATTTAGAGATGGTCTTTTAATGGTCAAAGCCCTCAAGAAACAGAACTGATGCAAAAATTAAATTTATGGTTCAACATTGATTACATCAAGATTATTCATCCGTCTTTCGAACACATTATCAGTCTGACTAAGATCCAAGCGGTATAAAATAGTTATGCATAACTATTACTTGAACGTCTTACATAAGTTGAACAGAATTAGCCAAACGCTTTTCATGCCCTAAAGGTGTAGTGTAAAAACGCTGCTCAATACCGTAGAGCAAATATTTCAGCTCATCGTCTGAGTTGATTTCAAACTTACTGTTTTCTTTATCGAACGTTAACTTTTGCTCGCAGTAACTATGAATATACGAGTACATTTGATCTCGTTCTTCCACTGGCAATGCCGCCAGTGTATCCATTGCCAATGCGATACGTTTACGATTAGGCTTCGATACTTTAGAGGTATCATAGCCATCAGAAAGCTCAATAAAGTCCTCTTCTAAGAACTTTTCAACCTCTTCTTTTGTTGCTTCTTTGTAGAGCTCATCAATACCTTTAAAGATGCTAGATATTGTCGCTAGACTCTTAAATACTAACTTATCCTGCGCTTTGTAATAGACAGCATCAGCCACTTGATTAACAACCAAACGCTTTTCAGTACTTTCAAGCTCCGCAGCTTCGCCGAATGCAATCATCTTCTTGGTGACAAAAAGGGAAGGCGTTATTTTTTGAAAATAAAAATTATTACCTTGAATCGCATAAAGCTGAGCAATGTCTTTAAACTTAGCTTTTGGAAGGTCGTCATAGTCTTTTGAATCAAAATCGACTTTAAGAATATCAAGACAGTATGGCTGTTGACTAAAGTTATCGATTTTAAACCACGAATCCTCGTCTAGGTTGTGGTCAGGGGTATACTCGACACAGGCATCATCAGTAACGAGCAACTCTTCGAACAACGTTTCATCTGAAAGCAGCTTAAATACATTCTTTTTACTGCGACCTTTAACTTTAGTCAGTACTGAATCCACAATTACCCTCGCTCAATAAATGTATAATTATTAATACGATAAGCTTTATCGATCACTATATCACCTGGTGTTTTATAGCGCTCTTGGCTTATCAAAAAGATGGTTGCACCATTTTTCGTTTTGATGTTGTAGAACTCAAATCCAAACAATAAAAACAGCGGGTTGAAGTAAAGTGCCTGTGACAAGAAGGTAAACACAAACAGAACACCATATACAAAAAACAAGGTTTCCCAACTGCCAATGCTTAGTGCCACAAAAAAGTAGCCTAAGTAACTAGGAAGAAAACTGTTATTAGCGTGTTCAACCTCCACCACCTGGCCTACTTTGAATTCATCCTTACCAAGGTATCGACAGAGGAAGATGCTCAGCCCACTTAACGCTATTGGTATCAAGAGATAAAAAATATATGAAATTGCGTTCGGCAGGGTAGCTAAGTAGATACACTTGTCAAAAAAGTAACCTAACGTAAAACCTTTTTGCACCACAAAGATTATCAACAACAAAGATGTTGCGGTAACAGTGAGCAATAGCCGATACGCAATATTCATCATTTTACCGTAACCTGCCCATTCATTAGCATCGGTAGAAGCCAGTCTCGTAAAGCTTCCAACTCAGAGTTCTCTTTGAGTAAGTTCTGTTTTTTACTCTGTAATGGGCTAACAAAATCGTAAAATTTCTGAGCTAAAATTTCTGGTGGCATAGCAACGCTGTACTTAGTCACAAATGAATCAAACAATAGATTTTTAATTCCACTAGTTTTACCTTCCCAGCCAAATAAAATTTCATGATCGTAAATCCACTGCCACATGTAAGTAAAATTATAAAAATATGAAATATTTTTCAGCGAGATCGCCTTGCAAAAATTAGAACAAATGACAGGATGCTCAAAGCGTTCAAGTACTTCTTTCGTTATTCCAGATAATCGACCTGTAGACTGAGTCGGACTACCGCCAGAAATTTCAATTACAAAGTCAAAAGGTGAAAGCAGTTTATGTTCATTCTTCTTGAGGATAAATCGGTTTGGGGCAGCTACTTTTCCTGAACCATTGATCCCATTAATATCCGCACCTCTAATACAGTCGACTCGCAAAGTGTAATTGCCTTCTTGAGCCTCTTTTCCCCAATCGCCTGTTTTATCAGATTTGATCCAATCTGATAGAAAGTTCACATTCCATTCAACAGGAATCTCTCGATCAAGAGATTCATTATAAACCATCTTCCCACCAGATGATTTAT is part of the Photobacterium angustum genome and harbors:
- a CDS encoding LysR substrate-binding domain-containing protein, with translation MKMKHIPPLKSLPVFLSVCKHLNFSKAANELCVTHSAVSQSIQSLESYLGKRLFHRTTRQMTLTEDGKRYQRAIQEGINIIEQATLRELTSQQQISISIIPSLGLKWLIPRMPALQEKYPDIDLRFSTHSTLALELLPHNLDIAICYGEGNEWPEYNVVPWNEDRLVLVGSPAKKPLPDDLDNYFAEQPTIWVDRSLRDSDWTHWCQSLGVDVPNNTKRRYFQSSVQAIEAAIAGLGVFVTHRMFVNDEIKAGLLAELTPHSVLSRCSYFIVSKKESQNRPEVQNVIAWLQDTLKQEKSVTS
- a CDS encoding ATP F0F1 synthase synthase, with product MDSVLTKVKGRSKKNVFKLLSDETLFEELLVTDDACVEYTPDHNLDEDSWFKIDNFSQQPYCLDILKVDFDSKDYDDLPKAKFKDIAQLYAIQGNNFYFQKITPSLFVTKKMIAFGEAAELESTEKRLVVNQVADAVYYKAQDKLVFKSLATISSIFKGIDELYKEATKEEVEKFLEEDFIELSDGYDTSKVSKPNRKRIALAMDTLAALPVEERDQMYSYIHSYCEQKLTFDKENSKFEINSDDELKYLLYGIEQRFYTTPLGHEKRLANSVQLM
- a CDS encoding restriction endonuclease subunit S; the protein is MISTINDKLGDLVKAGGGKIHTGPFGSQLHAEDYVKVGVPCIMPANMKDNRVDLSNIAFITEEDANRLSKYIVKEGDIVYSRRGNVTLKALIREKEAGYFCGTGCLLLRPGSKFDSRFLTQYLSTPTLQNWIVKQAVGATMPNLNTGILSSVPFNGPVKEIQEKLANVIYSIEDKIELNNCINSELEAIAKTLYDFWFVQFDFPDTDGRPYKSSGGKMVYNESLDREIPVEWNVNFLSDWIKSDKTGDWGKEAQEGNYTLRVDCIRGADINGINGSGKVAAPNRFILKKNEHKLLSPFDFVIEISGGSPTQSTGRLSGITKEVLERFEHPVICSNFCKAISLKNISYFYNFTYMWQWIYDHEILFGWEGKTSGIKNLLFDSFVTKYSVAMPPEILAQKFYDFVSPLQSKKQNLLKENSELEALRDWLLPMLMNGQVTVK